One segment of Procambarus clarkii isolate CNS0578487 chromosome 1, FALCON_Pclarkii_2.0, whole genome shotgun sequence DNA contains the following:
- the LOC138363157 gene encoding uncharacterized protein: MSHGQVTGSTSTLTHGLVTGSTSTLTHGQVTGSTSTLTHGRVTGSTSTLTHGQVTGSTSTLTHGQVTGSTSTLTHVQVTGSTSTLTHGLVTGSTSTLTHGQVTGSTSTPTHGQVTGSTSTLTHVQVTGSTSTLTHGQVTGSTSTLTHGQVTGSTSTLTHGQVTGSTSTLTHGQVTGSTSTLTHGRVTGSTSTLTHGLVTGSTSTLTHGLVTGSTSTLTHGQVTGSTSTLTHGQVTGSTNTLTHGQMTGSTSTLTHGQVTGSTSTLTHGLVTGSTSTLTHGQVTGSTSTLTHGQVTGSTSTLTHGQVTGSTSTLTHGQVTGSTSTLTHGQVTGSTSTLTHGLVTGSTSTLTHG, encoded by the coding sequence ATGAGTCACGGCCAGGTGACGGGGTCCACCAGTACCCTGACCCACGGCCTGGTGACGGGGTCCACCAGTACCCTGACCCACGGCCAGGTGACGGGGTCCACCAGTACCCTGACCCACGGCCGGGTGACGGGGTCCACCAGTACCCTGACCCACGGCCAGGTGACGGGGTCCACCAGTACCCTGACCCACGGCCAGGTGACGGGGTCCACCAGTACCCTGACCCACGTCCAGGTGACGGGTTCCACCAGTACCCTGACCCACGGCCTGGTGACGGGGTCCACCAGTACCCTGACCCACGGCCAGGTGACGGGGTCCACCAGTACCCCGACCCACGGCCAGGTGACGGGGTCCACCAGTACCCTGACCCACGTCCAGGTGACGGGGTCCACCAGTACCCTGACCCACGGCCAGGTGACGGGGTCCACCAGTACCCTGACCCACGGCCAGGTGACGGGGTCCACCAGTACCCTGACCCACGGCCAGGTGACGGGGTCCACCAGTACCCTGACCCACGGCCAGGTGACGGGGTCCACCAGTACCCTGACCCACGGCCGGGTGACGGGGTCCACCAGTACCCTGACCCACGGCCTGGTGACGGGGTCCACCAGTACCCTGACCCACGGCCTGGTGACGGGGTCCACCAGTACCCTGACCCACGGCCAGGTGACGGGGTCCACCAGTACCCTGACCCACGGCCAGGTGACGGGGTCCACCAATACCCTGACCCACGGCCAGATGACGGGGTCCACCAGTACCCTGACCCACGGCCAGGTGACGGGGTCCACCAGTACCCTGACCCACGGCCTGGTGACGGGGTCCACCAGTACCCTGACCCACGGCCAGGTGACGGGGTCCACCAGTACCCTGACCCACGGCCAGGTGACGGGGTCCACCAGTACCCTGACCCACGGCCAGGTGACGGGGTCCACCAGTACCCTGACCCACGGCCAGGTGACGGGGTCCACCAGTACCCTGACCCACGGCCAGGTGACGGGGTCCACCAGTACCCTGACCCACGGCCTGGTGACGGGGTCCACCAGTACCCTGACCCACGGCTAG